One window of Manihot esculenta cultivar AM560-2 chromosome 17, M.esculenta_v8, whole genome shotgun sequence genomic DNA carries:
- the LOC110604638 gene encoding ribosome-recycling factor, with product MAMYLRRAISFTSSVMLRRSCNCAIQIGNFSNHLISNSGIHRTQNLPAFNFLGDHCRGFAKGKKSKDDSAGDTVQFVPDIGPTIKAGAASQMDAAIVALSRELAKLRTGRASAGMLDHIIVETDGLKLPLNRLAVVAVMDPKTLSVNPYDPNTLKALEKAIVSSPLGLNPRVDGDRLIASVPPLTKEHIQAICKVVSKSCEDVKQSIRRARQKAIDTIKKAGSSFSKDEIKRLEKEVDELTKKFVKSVEDICKAKEREIIGG from the exons ATGGCGATGTATCTGAGACGGGCGATTTCCTTTACAAGCTCTGTTATGCTTCGTCGTAGCTGTAATTGTGCCATCCAAATTGGCAATTTCTCCAACCATCTCATTTCAAACTCAGGAATTCACAGAACTCAAAATTTGCCTGCCTTTAATTTCCTCGGAGACCATTGTCGAGGATTTGCCAAGGGCAAAAAATCAA AGGATGATTCTGCTGGGGATACGGTTCAATTTGTACCTGATATTGGTCCTACTATTAAGGCAGGTGCTGCCTCGCAGATGGATGCAGCAATAGTTGCATTGTCTCGTGAATTAGCCAAATTGCGAACTGGACGGGCATCTGCAG GAATGCTTGATCATATCATTGTTGAAACCGATGGTCTAAAATTGCCCTTGAATAGGTTAGCTGTTGTTGCAGTTATGGATCCTAAAACCCTGTCTGTGAATCCATACGATCCAAAT ACCCTAAAGGCACTAGAGAAGGCCATTGTTTCATCACCATTGGGTTTAAATCCTAGAGTGGATGGTGACCGATTGATTGCATCTGTACCACC ATTAACCAAAGAGCATATACAG GCTATTTGTAAGGTGGTTTCCAAATCTTGTGAAGATGTGAAACAAAGTATAAGAAGGGCTCGCCAGAAG GCAATAGATACAATAAAAAAAGCAGGTTCAAGTTTTTCCAAGGATGAGATCAAGAGATTAGAGAAAGAG GTTGATGAGTTGACAAAGAAGTTTGTCAAGTCAGTGGAAGATATTTGTAAAGCTAAGGAAAGAGAAATTATTGGAGGCTGA
- the LOC110604991 gene encoding ankyrin-3 isoform X1, which translates to MTVFSGKQVVPVDYEAEVSQRLLEASLAGDLRSALECIADSFVDVNFVGAVSLKCRKSEVVLRDESPSEVRFDYEEFKTDVTALFIAVHVGNVALVKKLLSVGADVNQKLFRGFATTAAVREGRNEILKILLKAGASQPACEEALLEASCHGQARLVELLMCSDLIRPHVAVHALATACCRGFADVVDVLTKCGVDVNATDRLLLLSSKPSLHTNFDCTALVAAVISRQIAVVHMLLKDGAKKDVKVSLGAWSWDTTTGEEFRVGAGLAEPYAITWCAVEYFETTGAILHMLLEHISPNTTHLGRTLLHHAILCGNAGAVNVLLSCGANVEYPVKTRKTEFRPIHMAARLGLPTVLKCLIDSGCDINSRTDTGDTALMISAKYRQEECLRVLAMAGADFGLVNFAGQSVCSLARKNKWSLRFQQTVLDVIRAGQIPASSNISVFSPLIFVAQAGDIVALKVLIDWGEINLDYQDDDGFAAVMFAALNGHVEAFQLLVYAGADVKLCNKAGENAITLSRMSQNHDLFEKVMLEFAMERGNRNAGGFYALHCAARRGDLDAVKLLASRGYDVNLPDGDDYTPLMLAAREGHGSTCQLLISCGAHCELKNFRGDTALSLARKYAGVKNDVETVILDELACKLVLGGSHVQKHTKRGKGAPHGKDLIMIGGSGVLRWGKSNRKNVICREAEVGPSSVFRKNRRNKGDADAPGIFRVLTTKNKEFHFVCHGGLEMAEMWVRGIKLVTRRAICS; encoded by the exons ATGACCGTGTTCTCCGGCAAGCAAGTGGTCCCGGTCGACTACGAGGCTGAGGTCTCGCAGCGGCTTCTTGAAGCTTCTCTAGCCGGTGATCTTAGATCGGCTCTCGAGTGCATCGCTGATTCGTTTGTGGACGTCAACTTCGTCGGCGCTGTTTCTTTGAAATGTAGAAAGAGTGAGGTCGTCTTACGTGATGAATCGCCTTCTGAAGTTCGCTTCGACTACGAGGAGTTTAAAACCGATGTTACGGCTTTGTTCATCGCTGTTCACGTTGGAAATGTGGCTCTCGTGAAGAAATTACTG AGCGTAGGTGCCGACGTGAACCAGAAACTCTTTAGGGGCTTCGCCACAACAGCAGCAGTAAGAGAAGGCCGCAATGAGATTTTGAAGATTCTACTTAAAGCTGGGGCATCCCAGCCAGCCTGTGAGGAAGCTTTATTGGAAGCAAGCTGTCATGGGCAGGCAAGGCTGGTGGAACTGCTCATGTGTTCTGATTTAATTAGGCCCCATGTTGCTGTGCATGCACTTGCAACTGCATGCTGCAGGGGATTCGCGGACGTTGTAGACGTACTCACAAAG TGTGGCGTAGATGTCAATGCAACTGATAGATTGTTGCTGTTGTCATCAAAGCCTTCTTTGCACACAAATTTTGACTGTACTGCGCTTGTTGCTGCTGTTATCAGTAGGCAGATCGCTGTAGTTCATATGCTGCTAAAG GATGGTGCCAAGAAAGATGTCAAAGTAAGTCTAGGAGCATGGTCATGGGACACTACTACTGGGGAAGAGTTTCGAGTGGGTGCAGGACTGGCTGAGCCCTATGCAATTACCTGGTGTGCAGTGGAATATTTTGAAACTACTGGTGCTATATTGCACATGCTCCTCGAACACATTTCTCCAAATACTACTCATCTTGGAAGAACTCTTCTCCACCATGCCATTCTTTGCGGTAATGCTGGAGCTGTCAATGTGCTCCTGAGCTGTGGGGCCAATGTGGAGTACCCTGTCAAAACTAGAAAAACGGAGTTCCGGCCCATTCACATGGCTGCCCGTTTAGGCTTACCAACTGTGCTCAAATGTCTGATAGATTCAGGTTGTGATATAAATTCCAGGACAGACACTGGTGACACAGCTTTGATGATAAGTGCAAAATACAGGCAAGAAGAGTGTCTGAGAGTGTTGGCAATGGCTGGAGCTGATTTTGGCTTGGTTAATTTTGCTGGTCAATCTGTGTGCTCACTTGCTAGAAAAAACAAGTGGTCCCTCCGTTTTCAGCAAACAGTGCTTGATGTGATTAGGGCTGGACAGATTCCCGCATCAAGCAACATTTCTGTGTTTTCACCTCTAATCTTTGTAGCTCAAGCTGGTGACATAGTGGCCTTAAAAGTGTTGATTGACTGGGGAGAGATTAACCTTGATTATCAGGACGATGATGGTTTTGCAGCAGTTATGTTTGCTGCTTTGAATGGTCACGTTGAAGCATTCCAATTGCTGGTCTATGCAGGGGCTGACGTTAAACTGTGTAATAAAGCTGGTGAAAATGCTATCACCTTATCTAGAATGAGCCAAAATCACGATCTATTTGAGAAAGTAATGCTTGAATTTGCAATGGAAAGGGGTAATCGCAATGCAGGAGGGTTCTATGCATTACATTGTGCAGCTCGCCGTGGAGATTTGGACGCAGTCAAATTGTTGGCAAGCAGAGGTTATGACGTGAATCTCCCTGATGGGGATGACTATACTCCTCTCATGTTAGCAGCCAGAGAAGGCCATGGTTCTACCTGTCAGCTTTTGATTTCATGCGGAGCACACTGTGAATTGAAGAACTTTAGAGGTGATACAGCACTCTCGCTTGCAAGAAAATACGCTGGCGTGAAAAATGATGTTGAAACTGTGATACTTGATGAGCTAGCTTGCAAGCTCGTTTTAGGAGGTTCCCATGTACAGAAGCACACAAAGAGGGGCAAAGGGGCACCACATGGAAAGGATTTGATAATGATTGGAGGCAGTGGAGTCCTTCGATGGGGGAAATCAAATCGGAAGAATGTCATATGCCGGGAGGCAGAGGTAGGTCCAAGCTCAGTCTTTCGGAAGAATAGAAGGAACAAGGGTGACGCAGATGCTCCTGGAATTTTCCGGGTATTGACTACAAAGAACAAAGAGTTTCACTTTGTCTGCCATGGTGGATTGGAAATGGCTGAGATGTGGGTCAGAGGTATCAAACTTGTGACAAGAAGGGCTATTTGTTCTTGA
- the LOC110604991 gene encoding ankyrin repeat and KH domain-containing protein 1 isoform X2, translating to MTVFSGKQVVPVDYEAEVSQRLLEASLAGDLRSALECIADSFVDVNFVGAVSLKCRKSEVVLRDESPSEVRFDYEEFKTDVTALFIAVHVGNVALVKKLLSVGADVNQKLFRGFATTAAVREGRNEILKILLKAGASQPACEEALLEASCHGQARLVELLMCSDLIRPHVAVHALATACCRGFADVVDVLTKDGAKKDVKVSLGAWSWDTTTGEEFRVGAGLAEPYAITWCAVEYFETTGAILHMLLEHISPNTTHLGRTLLHHAILCGNAGAVNVLLSCGANVEYPVKTRKTEFRPIHMAARLGLPTVLKCLIDSGCDINSRTDTGDTALMISAKYRQEECLRVLAMAGADFGLVNFAGQSVCSLARKNKWSLRFQQTVLDVIRAGQIPASSNISVFSPLIFVAQAGDIVALKVLIDWGEINLDYQDDDGFAAVMFAALNGHVEAFQLLVYAGADVKLCNKAGENAITLSRMSQNHDLFEKVMLEFAMERGNRNAGGFYALHCAARRGDLDAVKLLASRGYDVNLPDGDDYTPLMLAAREGHGSTCQLLISCGAHCELKNFRGDTALSLARKYAGVKNDVETVILDELACKLVLGGSHVQKHTKRGKGAPHGKDLIMIGGSGVLRWGKSNRKNVICREAEVGPSSVFRKNRRNKGDADAPGIFRVLTTKNKEFHFVCHGGLEMAEMWVRGIKLVTRRAICS from the exons ATGACCGTGTTCTCCGGCAAGCAAGTGGTCCCGGTCGACTACGAGGCTGAGGTCTCGCAGCGGCTTCTTGAAGCTTCTCTAGCCGGTGATCTTAGATCGGCTCTCGAGTGCATCGCTGATTCGTTTGTGGACGTCAACTTCGTCGGCGCTGTTTCTTTGAAATGTAGAAAGAGTGAGGTCGTCTTACGTGATGAATCGCCTTCTGAAGTTCGCTTCGACTACGAGGAGTTTAAAACCGATGTTACGGCTTTGTTCATCGCTGTTCACGTTGGAAATGTGGCTCTCGTGAAGAAATTACTG AGCGTAGGTGCCGACGTGAACCAGAAACTCTTTAGGGGCTTCGCCACAACAGCAGCAGTAAGAGAAGGCCGCAATGAGATTTTGAAGATTCTACTTAAAGCTGGGGCATCCCAGCCAGCCTGTGAGGAAGCTTTATTGGAAGCAAGCTGTCATGGGCAGGCAAGGCTGGTGGAACTGCTCATGTGTTCTGATTTAATTAGGCCCCATGTTGCTGTGCATGCACTTGCAACTGCATGCTGCAGGGGATTCGCGGACGTTGTAGACGTACTCACAAAG GATGGTGCCAAGAAAGATGTCAAAGTAAGTCTAGGAGCATGGTCATGGGACACTACTACTGGGGAAGAGTTTCGAGTGGGTGCAGGACTGGCTGAGCCCTATGCAATTACCTGGTGTGCAGTGGAATATTTTGAAACTACTGGTGCTATATTGCACATGCTCCTCGAACACATTTCTCCAAATACTACTCATCTTGGAAGAACTCTTCTCCACCATGCCATTCTTTGCGGTAATGCTGGAGCTGTCAATGTGCTCCTGAGCTGTGGGGCCAATGTGGAGTACCCTGTCAAAACTAGAAAAACGGAGTTCCGGCCCATTCACATGGCTGCCCGTTTAGGCTTACCAACTGTGCTCAAATGTCTGATAGATTCAGGTTGTGATATAAATTCCAGGACAGACACTGGTGACACAGCTTTGATGATAAGTGCAAAATACAGGCAAGAAGAGTGTCTGAGAGTGTTGGCAATGGCTGGAGCTGATTTTGGCTTGGTTAATTTTGCTGGTCAATCTGTGTGCTCACTTGCTAGAAAAAACAAGTGGTCCCTCCGTTTTCAGCAAACAGTGCTTGATGTGATTAGGGCTGGACAGATTCCCGCATCAAGCAACATTTCTGTGTTTTCACCTCTAATCTTTGTAGCTCAAGCTGGTGACATAGTGGCCTTAAAAGTGTTGATTGACTGGGGAGAGATTAACCTTGATTATCAGGACGATGATGGTTTTGCAGCAGTTATGTTTGCTGCTTTGAATGGTCACGTTGAAGCATTCCAATTGCTGGTCTATGCAGGGGCTGACGTTAAACTGTGTAATAAAGCTGGTGAAAATGCTATCACCTTATCTAGAATGAGCCAAAATCACGATCTATTTGAGAAAGTAATGCTTGAATTTGCAATGGAAAGGGGTAATCGCAATGCAGGAGGGTTCTATGCATTACATTGTGCAGCTCGCCGTGGAGATTTGGACGCAGTCAAATTGTTGGCAAGCAGAGGTTATGACGTGAATCTCCCTGATGGGGATGACTATACTCCTCTCATGTTAGCAGCCAGAGAAGGCCATGGTTCTACCTGTCAGCTTTTGATTTCATGCGGAGCACACTGTGAATTGAAGAACTTTAGAGGTGATACAGCACTCTCGCTTGCAAGAAAATACGCTGGCGTGAAAAATGATGTTGAAACTGTGATACTTGATGAGCTAGCTTGCAAGCTCGTTTTAGGAGGTTCCCATGTACAGAAGCACACAAAGAGGGGCAAAGGGGCACCACATGGAAAGGATTTGATAATGATTGGAGGCAGTGGAGTCCTTCGATGGGGGAAATCAAATCGGAAGAATGTCATATGCCGGGAGGCAGAGGTAGGTCCAAGCTCAGTCTTTCGGAAGAATAGAAGGAACAAGGGTGACGCAGATGCTCCTGGAATTTTCCGGGTATTGACTACAAAGAACAAAGAGTTTCACTTTGTCTGCCATGGTGGATTGGAAATGGCTGAGATGTGGGTCAGAGGTATCAAACTTGTGACAAGAAGGGCTATTTGTTCTTGA
- the LOC110605063 gene encoding probable LRR receptor-like serine/threonine-protein kinase At3g47570 — MHSKLFLFQLFVVLLNDPVHAFTNETDRQALLAIKHQINSDPFHVFNSWNASSHFCKWQGVTCSRRHQRVTVLNLESLDLVGLLSPHIANLTFLRKIQLGDNFFRGIIPQEIGSLVRLRTFNLSGNSFQGELPSNLTHCSKLEIIHLLSNNLRGKVPAELGSLPELSWLILSENDFTGFVPPSLGNLSFLTNLSLAFNNLEGTIPVELGRLSNLDFLQLTGNKLSGEIPVSLYNTSSIIFFSVASNLLHGQLPADTGLTLPKLKRILVGSNQLSGPIPRSLVNASELTFIGLSNNAFTGPVPSNLGKLQNLQGLEIGGNPLSDDRNKEGDDLAFLRSLTNCTNLRVLRATKNGLKGVIPNSISNLSTKLTALRLDQNHLSGTIPPKINNLINLVLLALNDNMFHGSIPDSIGELIKLQRLDLSKNSFSGKIPTSIGNFTSLNTLILGDNKLQGEIPISLANCSRLQGLDLSLNNLTGPIPVQVIGLSSLSLAVYLASNHFTGSLPAQVGNLKTLGQLNVAENELSGEIPNTIGSCLMLEYLHMEGNRFQGTLPLSFEQLKNFQILDLSRNNLSGQIPQFLENLSYISYLNLSFNSFNGEVPNKGVFRNMSKFSILGNHELCGGIGALQLPPCPMVDSNRKRKHIATRGVVLIACGTVFFTVLLACVCAFFYLRRRPKQEPSSPLPMGIHYMELSYGELFKATDGFSSANLIGEGSFGAVYRGILDSDQEKSVAIKVFNLQERGANKSFLAECEALKNIRHRNLVKIISCCSSINFKGDDFKALVYEFMPNGSLESWLHPNSLELHESRKLNLLQRLNIAIDVGAALDYLHHHCHAPIIHCDLKPSNILLDNDLTAHVSDFGLARLLSSATTTTSSQSQTSSQVLRGTLGYVAPEYGMSREVSVQGDAFSYGIVLLELFTGKRPTDRIFTSNLNLHGFVNMALPNQVLQIVDPQLIQEEETESSGGIHRGGRGNNANLIQKCLVSMLGIGVICSAESPRDRMDIKDAVNKLHAIKNSLIGPGRG, encoded by the exons ATGCATTCAAAACTATTTCTCTTCCAGTTGTTTGTTGTCCTTCTTAATGATCCTGTCCATGCTTTTACAAACGAGACAGACAGGCAAGCTTTGCTCGCCATTAAACATCAAATAAACAGTGACCCTTTTCATGTCTTCAACTCCTGGAATGCTTCTTCTCATTTTTGCAAATGGCAAGGAGTTACATGCAGTCGTCGTCATCAAAGAGTGACAGTTTTGAACTTAGAGTCACTGGACCTGGTGGGGTTGTTGTCTCCTCATATTGCCAACCTAACATTTCTCAGGAAGATTCAGCTTGGAGATAACTTCTTTCGTGGCATTATTCCACAAGAAATTGGTAGCCTGGTGCGCTTGCGTACTTTCAATCTTTCTGGTAATTCTTTTCAGGGTGAGCTTCCCTCCAATTTAACCCACTGTTCCAAACTTGAAATCATCCACCTACTTTCTAACAATCTTAGAGGAAAAGTTCCAGCAGAGCTTGGTTCTTTGCCTGAGCTTTCTTGGTTGATCCTTTCCGAGAATGATTTTACTGGATTTGTACCCCCTTCGCTTGGAAACCTTTCCTTTCTTACAAATCTTTCTCTAGCATtcaacaaccttgaaggaactATACCTGTTGAACTTGGACGCCTCTCAAATCTAGACTTCCTACAATTGACTGGGAACAAATTGTCTGGTGAGATTCCTGTCTCTCTTTACAACACATCGTCCATAATTTTTTTCTCCGTTGCTTCCAACTTATTGCATGGACAGCTTCCGGCTGATACGGGTCTGACTCTTCCAAAACTAAAACGGATACTTGTTGGAAGCAACCAACTTTCTGGTCCCATCCCACGATCTCTGGTTAATGCTTCAGAACTTACTTTCATCGGCTTGAGCAATAATGCTTTTACCGGACCTGTGCCATCAAATTTAGgaaaactccaaaacttacAGGGCTTAGAAATAGGAGGCAATCCACTTTCTGATGACAGAAACAAAGAAGGCGATGACTTGGCATTTTTAAGGTCATTAACCAATTGTACAAACCTAAGAGTGCTGCGAGCAACCAAAAATGGGCTCAAGGGTGTGATTCCCAATTCCATTTCAAATCTCTCCACCAAGCTTACTGCGTTGAGACTTGATCAAAATCACTTATCTGGCACCATACCTCCAAAGATTAATAACTTGATTAATTTAGTGCTTCTTGCATTAAATGATAACATGTTCCATGGAAGCATTCCAGATTCCATTGGAGAGCTTATCAAGCTGCAACGTCTCGATCTTTCCAAAAATAGCTTCTCTGGAAAAATTCCAACGTCTATTGGCAATTTTACTTCGCTAAATACTCTTATTCTGGGCGATAACAAGCTGCAGGGAGAGATACCAATTTCTTTAGCTAACTGCAGTCGGCTACAAGGTTTAGATCTTTCACTCAATAACCTGACAGGTCCAATACCTGTCCAAGTCATTGgtctttcttctctttctcttgctGTCTACCTAGCTTCAAATCACTTCACTGGTTCATTACCAGCCCAGGTGGGAAATTTGAAAACTCTTGGGCAATTAAATGTTGCAGAGAATGAGCTGTCTGGAGAAATTCCAAACACTATAGGAAGTTGCTTGATGTTAGAATATCTACACATGGAGGGCAACCGTTTTCAGGGAACTCTTCCTTTGTCGTTTGAGCAGTTGAAAAACTTTCAAATCCTAGATCTTTCTCGCAACAATTTATCTGGGCAGATTCCGCAGTTTCTGGAGAACTTGTCTTATATTTCATATCTCAACCTCTCCTTCAACAGTTTTAACGGTGAAGTCCCAAATAAGGGTGTATTTAGGAATATGAGTAAATTTTCGATTTTGGGTAATCATGAACTCTGTGGAGGAATTGGGGCTCTCCAATTACCGCCATGTCCAATGGTTGACTCAAACAGAAAGAGAAAGCATATTGCAACCAGAGGTGTCGTTCTCATTGCCTGTGGAACTGTCTTTTTCACTGTGTTATTGGCCTGTGTTTGTGCCTTCTTCTACCTTAGAAGGCGGCCCAAACAGGAACCTTCATCTCCCTTGCCTATGGGAATCCATTATATGGAACTTTCTTATGGAGAACTTTTTAAAGCAACTGATGGGTTCTCGTCAGCCAATCTAATTGGTGAAGGAAGCTTTGGTGCTGTGTACAGAGGAATTCTTGATTCTGATCAAGAAAAATCTGTTGCCATTAAGGTCTTCAATCTTCAAGAACGAGGAGCAAATAAGAGTTTCTTAGCCGAATGTGAGGCTTTAAAGAACATCAGGCATAGGAATCTTGTCAAGATCATCTCTTGTTGTTCAAGCATAAATTTCAAAGGTGATGATTTCAAAGCTTTAGTTTATGAGTTCATGCCAAATGGAAGTTTGGAAAGTTGGTTGCATCCAAACTCATTAGAGCTCCATGAATCACGTAAACTAAACTTGCTTCAGAGGCTGAACATAGCAATCGACGTAGGTGCTGCATTGGATTATCTACACCATCACTGTCATGCACCGATTATTCATTGTGACCTGAAACCAAGCAACATCCTTCTTGACAATGACCTTACAGCTCATGTAAGTGATTTTGGGCTTGCAAGACTGCTTTCATCAGCCACCACTACAACATCCTCTCAGTCACAAACAAGTTCTCAGGTGTTAAGAGGTACACTTGGCTATGTAGCTCCAG AATATGGTATGTCTAGGGAGGTATCAGTGCAGGGTGATGCGTTCAGCTATGGAATAGTCCTTCTGGAGTTGTTTACAGGGAAGAGACCTACAGATAGGATATTTACTTCCAACCTCAACCTCCATGGCTTTGTGAATATGGCTCTTCCTAATCAGGTGCTGCAGATTGTTGATCCCCAACTCATACAAGAAGAAGAAACTGAGTCAAGTGGTGGCATTCATCGGGGAGGTAGAGGGAATAATGCAAATCTTATACAGAAGTGCCTGGTATCGATGCTCGGGATTGGTGTCATTTGTTCTGCTGAATCGCCGAGAGATAGAATGGATATTAAAGATGCTGTCAACAAGCTTCATGCGATAAAAAATTCATTGATTGGCCCTGGAAGGGGGTAA
- the LOC110604639 gene encoding probable inactive leucine-rich repeat receptor-like protein kinase At3g03770 translates to MRWSNWFLILYLSWAFYIPGTHELQSYQAQLLLQLRKHLEYPLQLDIWGSYNGDICYLSSTIHMSIVCEDNFITELRVKGDKVVTVSEFNGFTIPNQTLSESFSMDSFVTTLARLTSLRVVSLVSLGMWGPLPEKIHRLYSLEVLDLSSNFMFGSVPPQLSRMVKLNALVLDGNYFNGSLPDWLDSLSNLTVLSLRNNRFKSQFPSSICRIATLTDIALCGNQLTGKLPDLSNLTSLHVLDLRENNLDSELPAMPQGLITILLSNNSFSGNIPAQYGNLSQLQHLDLSLNNLSGTPPSSLFSLPNIRYLNLASNMLTGALPQSLSCGSNLGFVDISSNKLIGGLPSCLDTMSNKRAVKFGGNCLSTGSQNQLQRSYCEAVDTQSKKSRGRMVAILVAVITGTVLVLVPLALGVVFWCRSFRSRRTFEQNIFPKAGQDNSTTGVSSKALENARFISQAANLGTQGGPICRVFSLEDLMEATNNFDSSTFMGEGCNGKIYRGRLENGTSVAIRSLTLLKKHSLQNLKLRLDLLSKLHHPHLVGLLGYCIDSSRQDDSSGIKVFLIYEYVSNGNYHAHLSETCPEKVLKWSDRLVILIGVAKAVHFLHTGVIPGNFNNRLKTNNILLDEHRIGKLSDYGLAVITDEIEKTEVKGEAPKTRHTTNLEDDVYNFGFILLESLVGPIVTGKGEAFLLNEMASFGSQDGRRRIVDPIVLTTCSQESLSIVVSITSKCISPEPSTRPSFEDVLWNLQYAAQVQAAADSDQKSDSTS, encoded by the exons ATGAGGTGGTCAAACTGGTTTCTCATACTATATCTTTCATGGGCATTCTATATCCCTGGCACCCATGAGTTACAATCCTATCAGGCTCAACTTCTACTGCAGCTGAGGAAACATCTGGAGTACCCTTTACAATTGGATATTTGGGGAAGTTACAATGGAGATATTTGCTACCTGTCTTCAACTATACATATGAGCATCGTGTGTGAGGACAATTTTATCACTGAGCTCAGAGTTAAAGGAGATAAGGTTGTCACTGTCAGTGAGTTCAATGGATTCACAATTCCTAATCAGACTTTATCTGAGAGTTTTTCAATGGATTCTTTTGTTACCACATTGGCGAGGTTAACCAGCTTGAGAGTTGTTAGCTTAGTGTCTTTGGGTATGTGGGGACCTCTTCCTGAAAAGATTCATAGGCTATATTCACTTGAAGTTTTGGACTTGAGCTCAAATTTTATGTTTGGTTCAGTTCCTCCACAATTATCAAGAATGGTTAAGCTTAATGCTTTAGTATTAGATGGCAATTATTTCAATGGATCTCTCCCAGATTGGTTGGATTCCTTGTCCAATCTCACTGTTCTGAGCCTGAGGAATAACAGGTTTAAGAGTCAGTTTCCTTCATCAATATGCAGAATCGCAACATTAACTGATATTGCCTTGTGTGGCAATCAGCTTACTGGTAAATTGCCTGATTTGAGTAACTTAACCAGCCTGCATGTGTTGGATTTAAGAGAGAACAATCTAGATTCTGAGTTACCTGCCATGCCTCAAGGGTTAATTACAATTCTTCTAAGCAATAATTCCTTCTCAGGAAACATTCCTGCTCAATATGGCAATTTGAGTCAGCTTCAACATCTTGATTTGTCCTTAAATAATCTTAGTGGAACACCTCCATCTTCCCTGTTCTCTTTGCCAAATATCAGGTATTTGAACTTAGCTTCCAACATGCTTACTGGAGCCCTTCCACAGAGTCTTAGCTGTGGTAGCAACCTGGGATTTGTTGACATCTCTTCAAACAAATTAATCGGTGGGCTTCCCTCTTGCTTGGACACTATGTCAAATAAGAGAGCAGTAAAATTTGGTGGGAATTGTTTATCCACTGGTTCCCAAAATCAGCTTCAGAGGTCCTACTGTGAGGCAGTCGATACACAGTCAAAGAAATCAAGAGGCAGAATGGTAGCAATATTAGTTGCTGTCATAACCGGCACAGTTCTTGTTTTGGTGCCTTTGGCGTTAGGGGTTGTGTTTTGGTGCAGAAGTTTTCGTTCCAGAAGAACTTTTgaacaaaatatttttcctaAGGCTGGGCAAGATAATTCAACTACTGGAGTTTCCTCTAAAGCCCTTGAAAATGCCA gATTTATTTCTCAAGCAGCCAACCTTGGCACACAAGGTGGCCCTATATGCCGTGTATTTTCCTTGGAAGATTTGATGGAAGCCACAAACAATTTTGATTCATCAACATTTATGGGTGAAGGCTGTAATGGAAAG ATTTATAGAGGCAGGCTGGAGAATGGAACTTCTGTTGCTATACGGTCTCTGACTTTGTTGAAGAAACATTCCCTTCAAAATCTTAAACTTCGGCTGGATTTGCTTTCAAAGCTTCACCATCCACATTTGGTTGGTCTGCTGGGTTATTGCATTGACAGCAGTAGACAAGATGATTCTAGTGGCATCAAAGTCTTCTTGATCTATGAATATGTATCTAATGGAAATTATCATGCCCATCTGTCAG AAACTTGCCCGGAGAAAGTCCTCAAGTGGTCAGATAGACTGGTGATTCTTATTGGTGTTGCCAAGGCTGTGCATTTTCTACATACTGGGGTGATTCCTGGTAATTTTAACAATCGACTGAAGACAAATAACATATTGCTTGATGAGCATCGAATCGGAAAACTGAGTGACTATGGCTTGGCTGTAATCACTGATGAAATTGAAAAAACTGAG gtaaagggagaggcCCCAAAAACACG ACATACGACAAACTTAGAGGATGATGTTTACAACTTTGGCTTTATCCTACTTGAATCACTTGTTGGTCCTATAGTAACTGGGAAAGGAGAAGCATTTCTGCTGAATGAAATG GCATCCTTTGGCAGCCAGGATGGTCGAAGGCGCATTGTGGACCCAATTGTTTTAACCACATGCTCACAGGAGTCATTATCAATTGTGGTCTCTATTACAAGCAAATGCATATCTCCAGAGCCTTCAACTCGTCCTTCTTTTGAGGATGTTCTCTGGAACTTACAGTATGCAGCTCAAGTCCAGGCCGCAGCTGATTCTGATCAAAAGTCAGATTCTACATCATAG